A genome region from Penicillium psychrofluorescens genome assembly, chromosome: 3 includes the following:
- a CDS encoding uncharacterized protein (ID:PFLUO_004273-T1.cds;~source:funannotate): MAATARKCIGLECTNDAGTLQCPTCLKTGTDSFFCSQDCFKRSWTEHKTIHKKSNLLINFFPPKVVSEPDPATGHFNPFPSFQFTGPLRPVYPLSPKRTIPQSITHPDYARDGIPRSEQRLVGRHNITILNKEEQEGMRKVCRLAREVLDLAAAAIKPGVTTDYIDEVVHKACIERESYPSPLNYVNFPKSVCTSINETICHGIPDQRPLEDGDIVNIDVTLYHKGFHGDLNETYYVGDKSRANADAVRVVETARECLDKSIDLVKPGMLFRDPGNVIEKLAKSRNCSVVKTYCGHGINQLFHCAPNVPHYGKNKAVGTAKPGMCFTIEPMINLGTHRDRTWPDDWTSTTADGSLSAQFEHTLLVTEDGVEVLTARLPDSPGGPIPIPVAEEKNGN; this comes from the exons atggcagccacgGCCCGAAAATGCATCGGCTTGGAATGTACCAACGATGCAGGCACCCTGCAGTGCCCGACCTGCCTGAAGACGGGCACCGacagcttcttctgctcgcAGGACTGTTTCAAGCGGAGTTGG ACCGAGCACAAGACCATACACAAGAAGAGTAATCTCCtcatcaacttcttccctccGAAGGTAGTCTCTGAACCAGATCCAGCCACCGGCCACTTTAACCCCTTCCCGTCCTTCCAATTCACCGGCCCGCTGCGCCCAGTGTACCCTCTATCGCCCAAACGCACCATCCCCCAGTCGATCACGCACCCGGACTATGCTCGCGATGGCATCCCGCGCTCCGAGCAGCGCCTGGTCGGCCGGCACAACATCACGATTCTGAacaaggaggagcaggagggcATGCGCAAGGTCTGCCGGCTGGCACGGGAGGTACTAGATCTAGCCGCAGCGGCGATCAAGCCCGGCGTCACGACGGACTATATCGACGAAGTGGTCCACAAGGCCTGCATAGAGCGTGAG TCATATCCATCACCACTGAACTACGTGAACTTCCCGAAATCCGTCTGCACCTCGATCAACGAGACCATCTGCCACGGTATTCCCGACCAACGGCCGCTGGAAGACGGCGATATTGTCAACATCGACGTGACCCTGTACCACAAGGGATTCCACGGCGATCTCAACGAGACGTACTATGTCGGCGACAAGTCCCGCGCGAACGCCGACGCCGTGCGCGTGGTGGAGACGGCACGCGAGTGTCTCGACAAGTCCATTGACCTGGTGAAGCCTGGCATGCTGTTCCGGGACCCCGGCAACGTGATCGAGAAACTCGCCAAGAGCCGCAACTGCAGCGTTGTCAAGACCTACTGCGGGCACGGAATCAACCAGTTGTTCCACTGCGCGCCCAATGTTCCTCACTACGGCAAAAACAAGGCTGTCGGGACCGCGAAGCCCGGCATGTGCTTTACGATCGAACCCATGATTAACCTGGGCACGCACCGCGACCGCACCTGGCCGGATGATTGGACCAGCACGACGGCTGATGGGTCCCTGTCGGCTCAGTTTGAGCACACACTGCTGGTGACGGAGGATGGGGTCGAGGTGTTGACGGCACGGTTGCCCGATTCGCCTGGCGGGCCCATCCCGATTCCGgtggcggaagagaagaacgGGAATTGA
- a CDS encoding uncharacterized protein (ID:PFLUO_004274-T1.cds;~source:funannotate): MPPDQEPNETSPLLGAQGDAHPPSTGAIPSQIDEEQAKEPFPDARKQLKYIVPAISLGIFLSAADQTIIMASYGQIGSDLKALNLTSWIATSYFLTLTSFQPLYGKLSDIFGRKQCLLFAYAIFGIGNLFCGLARNINELIAARVFQGIGGGGMTTVVSILMSDIVPLRDRGVWQGIINIIYATGSGTGAPLGGILADYIGWRWAFLAQFPLCIIAFVAVSFMLKLPPRESAHWKTKLRRIDFLGAIVLVGAVFGFLLGLDRGSNVSWKMPITIISLSVSVVLFGLFLLVEIYLAAEPFAPGHIIFDRTVFACYCCNFFSFGGWLAALFYIPLYFQAVDGVSATVAGLRLLPSILAGVTGSLVAGVVMKWSGKYYWLTVAAYTSLTTGCFCVYLFSGTAMENTVMMIIGMVLAAFGNGIGVTSTLIGLISNATHEDQAVVTACSYLFRSLGSVIGLSLSSTVVQQLLRARLRSELHSSKNIDQIVDGVRESLDFIKKLDPEIAQIVRSCYGWSTNKGFGFMVVVVFFALFSSFFIRESKLTR; this comes from the exons ATGCCTCCAGACCAAGAACCCAACGAGACATCCCCGCTGCTGGGCGCGCAAGGGGATGCCCATCCTCCCTCCACGGGGGCCATTCCCTCGCAGATTGACGAAGAGCAGGCAAAGGAGCCGTTCCCCGATGCGCGGAAGCAGCTCAAATATATTGTCCCTGCCATTTCCCTGGGA ATTTTCCTCTCAGCTGCGGACCAGacaatcatcatggccagctATGGTCAAATCGGCAGTGATCTCAAGGCCCTGAACTTGACGAGCTGGATTGCAACTTCGTACTTTCTCACTCTCACCTCGTTTCAGCCTCTGTATGGCAAGTTGTCTGATATCTTTGGCCGCAAGCAATGTCTGCTGTTCGCGTATGCCATTTTCGGGATAGGCAATCTGTTCTGCGGGCTGGCTCGCAATATCAATGAGTTGATTGCTGCGCGGGTCTTCCAGGGTAttggtggcggtggcatgACTACCGTGGTCAGTATCCTGATGAGTGATATTGTTCCGCTGCGGGATCGGGGCGTGTGGCAGGGCATTATCAATATTATCTATGCCACTGGCTCGGGCACGGGTGCGCCGTTAG GTGGAATTCTGGCCGATTATAttggctggcgctg GGCATTCCTGGCACAATTCCCTCTGTGCATTATTGCCTTTGTCGCCGTATCCTTCATGTTGAAGCTCCCGCCCCGCGAAAGCGCCCACTGGAAGACCAAGCTCCGACGCatcgacttcctcggcgccatcgtcctcgtcggtgCCGTATTCGGTTTCCTGCTGGGTCTTGACCGAGGCAGCAACGTCTCATGGAAGATGCCCATCACAATCATCTCGCTGAGCGTCTCAGTCGTGCTATTCgggctcttcctcctggtCGAGATCTACCTCGCGGCCGAGCCCTTTGCGCCGGGacacatcatcttcgaccgGACTGTCTTTGCTTGCTACTGCTGCAATTTCTTCAGCTTTGGCGGCTGGCTCGCCGCACTGTTCTATATCCCGTTGTATTTCCAAGCGGTCGATGGCGTATCTGCCACTGTCGCGGGTCTGCGTCTGCTTCCGAGTATCCTGGCCGGAGTGACTGGCTCTTTGGTTGCGGGTGTTGTCATGAAATGGTCTGGGAAGTATTACTGGCTGACTGTTGCCGCATACACCTCCCTGACGACGGGGTGTTTCTGTGTCTATCTTTTCTCCGGCACGGCCATGGAAAACACGGTCATGATGATTATAGGAATGGTCCTTGCCGCGTTTGGCAATGGCATCGGAGTCACGTCGACCTTGATTGGCCTGA TCTCAAACGCTACACACGAAGACCAAGCCGTCGTGACCGCCTGCTCATATCTCTTCCGCTCCCTGGGCTCCGTCATCGGCCTGTCTCTCTCATCGACAGTAGTCCAACAGCTCCTCCGCGCCCGACTGCGCTCCGAACTACACAGCAGCAAAAACATCGACCAGATTGTCGACGGCGTCCGCGAGAGTCTTGATTTCATCAAGAAACTCGATCCCGAGATCGCCCAGATCGTGCGCAGCTGCTACGGCTGGTCCACGAACAAGGGCTTCGGCTTtatggtggtggtggtgttctTCGCGCTGTTTAGCAGCTTCTTCATTCGGGAGAGTAAGCTCACTCGCTGA
- a CDS encoding uncharacterized protein (ID:PFLUO_004275-T1.cds;~source:funannotate) codes for MVAIALLTLGFLASQIPGVPASAHRHGHHVHHRPPPSPATPTAASTETAAAAAQLDHLSQIALQNAIENFEGKPISPDGCNALTLRVRRDWRDFSYRDKREYIDSVLCLQRLPARTPSKLAPGAKTRFDDFVATHINQTMEIHYSGTFLAWHRYFVHGFETALRDECGYTGDYPYWDWGADTNDMSKSPVFDGSETSMSGNGLHIRDEKDIQLKMGNFAPISLPAGTGGGCVHNGPFKDYTVNLGPASLELCGGNLSKVAHPMDYNPRCFKRDLTTEILQRYANYTSIVSLIVNNHNIWDFEMTMQGIPGSGSIGVHGGGHYAMGGDPGRDVFTSPGDPAFWLHHGMIDRVWWIWQNLDLETRQNAIAGTGTFLNQPPSPNTTLDTVIDLGWANLRPIAMKDLMSASDGPFCYVYR; via the exons ATGGTTGCCATTGCGCTTCTCACCCTGGGATTTCTGGCATCTCAGATCCCAGGCGTGCCCGCATCCGCCCATAGACATGGCCATCATGTCCACCACCGtcctccgccctccccgGCAACACCCACGGCTGCCTCCACGGAgacagccgccgcagcagctcaGCTAGATCATCTGTCCCAGATTGCTCTCCAAAACGCAATTGAGAACTTCGAGGGAAAACCGATAAGCCCAGATGGCTGCAATGCGCTAACTCTGCGAGTCCGGCGTGACTGGAGGGACTTCTCTTACCGGGATAAGAGGGAGTATATCGATTCCGTGCTCTGTTTACAAAGGCTGCCGGCGCGGACTCCCTCGAAGCTGGCTCCGGGGGCGAAGACTCGCTTCGATGACTTTGTGGCAACTCACATCAACCAGACTATGGAAATCCATTACTCT GGTACATTCTTGGCCTGGCACCGGTATTTCGTCCATGGATTTGAAACCGCTCTGCGCGATGAATGTGGTTATACTGGCGACTATCCGTACTGGGACTGGGGCGCCGATACCAACGATATGTCCAAGTCGCCCGTCTTCGATGGAAGTGAGACGTCCATGTCTGGCAACGGCCTCCACATCCGCGACGAGAAAGACATCCAACTAAAAATGGGTAACTTCGCTCCCATATCTCTGCCGGCTGGCACGGGGGGAGGATGCGTCCATAATGGACCATTCAAGGACTACACGGTCAATCTGGGCCCGGCCTCTCTGGAGCTATGCGGCGGCAACCTGAGCAAAGTAGCTCACCCGATGGACTACAACCCACGCTGTTTCAAGCGCGACCTGACCACAGAGATCCTGCAACGCTACGCCAACTACACATCCATCGTGTCACTGATCGTGAATAACCACAACATCTGGGACTTCGAAATGACCATGCAAGGCATTCCGGGCAGTGGATCTATTGGCGTCCATGGCGGCGGCCACTATGCGATGGGCGGTGATCCTGGCCGCGACGTCTTCACGAGTCCCGGTGACCCGGCCTTCTGGCTTCATCACGGCATGATCGACCGCGTGTGGTGGATTTGGCAGAACCTGGACTTGGAGACGCGCCAGAATGCTATCGCGGGTACTGGCACGTTTTTGAACCAGCCGCCTTCGCCGAATACCACCCTTGACACTGTGATTGACCTGGGCTGGGCGAACCTGAGACCCATTGCTATGAAGGATCTTATGAGTGCCAGTGATGGGCCTTTCTGCTATGTGTATAGATGA
- a CDS encoding uncharacterized protein (ID:PFLUO_004276-T1.cds;~source:funannotate): protein MPTPHSGPVSLTRYRPILYLFTGVAAAYAVVYIHNNVILPRRSQPSLRRRNAVRRHRRSDAEELALLETPSYRAITHLEQLERQNGVYGTFRIETEDGRRVESGLLPSLLATRDQLMEEVGVPPAHAERMREMMEDTFLESFLALDFPSAHTLADNSPERAYLTEQLQRRGISRAGIERALIRFNGDENYGEELRRRRQNGERVTLSTSTFPEVSGPPQNLDGAETVVDDQSVFSWRDGNNDTSPTREGQNLLNLLYHIAEDQARRDGYIHRGVTCNSCGAMPIQGIRYRCANCIDYDLCETCEAMQVHIKTHLFYKVRIPAPFLGNPRQSQPVWYPGKPAMLPRSLPRTLAKRLIKETGFENTELDALWDQFRCLANYEWADDPNKLYMAIDRKTFDRCFVPNTSIRPPPPSLIYDRMFAFYDTNNDNLIGFEEFLKGLASLNNKSNDERLRRVFRGYDIDGDGYVERKDFLRVFRAYYALSRELTRDMVAGMEDDFLEGGARDVVLGSQPISSAFPGNIPSGEPSRTGEGKRPNQDGDMEIVDNEGILRQDGDDTGDRHSIVGDAAVREQFGRVRPLFPSTLRLPRAEVEASQAEFDHGGDDNDDASESSDESGSSVASGNWPPAEHIHEEDIIDALGTYVPPQEITDPVDRARIATSVYHRMRDDDRRRVDEARRYGIDERWRRRAFYTDEEDGATVPEGYQRDPAVDDDLSDDEKLHVPQTFEPQPPSSRSRSSSKVRFQDDLTDDYDVRSNPSTSSRSIPVGERWGGFEIPEVEKDVGKEILYQVTQQGFNELLDILFKPKEDLIMEAYRTRADRKAWAQEIELVEKADPQKGTIKEAQASNEGELRAVTSERSLDDLLQRSGYAVLSPVAESVNIGPVLAPPSPGAVSPRDDDNDDDVRPSHLGDPGHDVAIGQDRPFEEDYDETESDASGPESSEDISQLADEEELYNDPTLPQHRPNAEFARPRLSFRDQPSVIASPESSDLPLELRLEPNGTTSLPAPSSPDFSSPEAEATAPKPPPSPMQPLPPPTSSTDQAAEPSGPHKPSPKTIARWAYLNQVEREAKERGRSGAAKLSFEEFSRRMAADRGRRLGFVATWIEMASF, encoded by the coding sequence ATGCCCACACCGCATTCGGGGCCGGTCTCGTTGACACGATACCGGCCCATCCTCTACCTCTTCACCGGTGTCGCAGCGGCCTATGCAGTTGTCTACATCCATAACAATGTCATTCTGCCACGGCGTTCCCAACCCTCGCTGCGACGTCGAAACGCCGTGCGCCGCCACCGACGAAGCGATGCCGAAGAACTCGCCCTGCTCGAGACCCCGTCCTACCGAGCCATCACCCACCTCGAACAACTGGAGCGGCAGAATGGAGTGTACGGAACATTTCGCATCGAGACCGAAGACGGACGACGCGTGGAAAGTGGCCTCTTGCCTTCGCTGCTCGCAACCCGCGACCAGCtgatggaggaggttggggtCCCTCCGGCCCACGCGGAGCGCATGCGCGAAATGATGGAAGACACTTTTCTGGAATCTTTTCTTGCTCTCGACTTCCCCTCCGCACACACTCTTGCAGACAACAGCCCAGAAAGGGCTTATTTGACGGAGCAACTTCAACGACGAGGGATTTCCCGGGCGGGCATTGAGAGGGCGCTGATCCGGTTCAATGGAGACGAAAATTATGGAGAGGAGCTGCGCCGGCGGAGGCAGAACGGCGAGCGAGTAACGCTCTCTACTTCCACCTTCCCGGAAGTGTCGGGACCGCCACAGAACCTCGACGGCGCAGAAACGGTGGTTGATGACCAGAGTGTCTTCTCCTGGCGAGATGGGAACAATGATACCTCTCCGACACGAGAGGGACAGAATCTGCTAAATTTGCTCTATCACATTGCCGAGGACCAGGCGCGGAGAGATGGCTATATTCACCGGGGCGTGACTTGCAACAGCTGCGGCGCCATGCCCATCCAGGGTATTCGATACCGATGTGCGAACTGCATCGACTATGACCTTTGTGAAACATGCGAGGCGATGCAAGTACATATCAAAACGCATCTGTTCTACAAGGTGCGGATTCCGGCTCCCTTCTTGGGCAACCCACGACAATCACAGCCTGTGTGGTATCCTGGGAAGCCCGCGATGCTCCCACGCAGCCTTCCACGGACCCTGGCCAAGCGCCTCATAAAGGAGACGGGTTTTGAAAACACCGAGCTCGATGCCCTCTGGGACCAGTTCCGCTGCCTGGCAAACTATGAATGGGCAGATGATCCGAACAAGTTGTACATGGCCATTGACCGCAAAACATTTGACCGGTGCTTTGTGCCCAACACCTCCATTCGgccgcctcctcccagtCTCATCTACGACCGTATGTTTGCGTTCTACGACACAAATAACGACAACCTCATCGGGTTTGAAGAGTTCCTCAAGGGGCTGGCGAGTTTGAATAATAAAAGCAACGATGAAAGGCTGCGGCGTGTCTTTCGTGGATACGATATCGATGGAGATGGTTACGTGGAGCGCAAGGACTTCCTCCGAGTGTTCAGAGCGTACTATGCTCTCAGTCGGGAGCTCACCCGGGATATGGTTGCTGGAATGGAGGATGACTTTTTGGAGGGCGGCGCTCGAGATGTCGTTCTTGGTAGCCAGCCTATCAGCTCTGCTTTTCCAGGCAACATTCCCTCGGGCGAGCCTTCACGGACTGGTGAGGGTAAACGGCCGAATCAGGATGGAGATATGGAAATCGTCGACAATGAAGGTATCTTGCGACAGGACGGTGACGATACTGGTGACCGACACTCAATCGTTGGTGACGCGGCTGTGCGAGAGCAGTTCGGTCGAGTGCGTCCGTTGTTTCCGTCGACACTTCGCCTTCCTCGTGCCGAGGTCGAGGCTTCCCAGGCGGAATTTgatcatggtggtgatgataACGATGATGCCAGCGAATCTTCTGACGAGTCCGGCTCTTCAGTTGCCAGCGGCAACTGGCCACCAGCCGAACATATCCACGAAGAAGACATTATCGACGCGCTGGGGACGTATGTTCCTCCTCAAGAGATTACCGATCCCGTCGACAGAGCTCGTATTGCTACCTCGGTGTATCACAGAATGCGCGATGACGATCGGCGTCGAGTAGACGAGGCGCGACGATATGGTATTGATGAGCGCTGGAGACGCCGGGCATTCTAcacggatgaagaagatggtgcAACCGTCCCGGAGGGATATCAACGGGATCCGGCCGTGGATGACGATCTCAGTGATGACGAGAAGCTCCATGTACCGCAAACCTTTGAGCCGCAACCGCCTTCTTCCCGTTCGCGGTCATCGTCTAAGGTGCGGTTTCAGGACGACCTCACCGACGATTACGATGTGCGCTCAAACCCTTCAACATCGTCCCGGAGCATACCAGTTGGGGAACGGTGGGGAGGTTTCGAGATCCCGGAAGTCGAAAAAGATGTGGGCAAAGAGATCTTGTATCAGGTCACGCAACAGGGGTTCAACGAGCTTCTCGATATACTGTTCAAACCCAAAGAGGATCTGATCATGGAAGCGTATCGGACACGAGCTGATCGCAAGGCATGGGCTCAGGAGATTGAGCTTGTGGAGAAAGCTGATCCCCAAAAAGGCACCATCAAGGAGGCACAGGCAAGCAACGAGGGAGAATTGCGGGCCGTCACCAGTGAAAGGTCTCTGGATGACCTCTTGCAGCGCTCTGGCTATGCCGTGCTCAGTCCGGTAGCGGAGTCCGTCAACATAGGGCCAGTGTTGGCCCCTCCATCCCCAGGGGCTGTATCGCCCCGGGACGACGACAACGATGACGATGTTCGGCCCTCTCATCTCGGTGATCCAGGACATGATGTTGCCATTGGTCAAGACCGGCCGTTCGAGGAGGATTACGATGAAACTGAGTCAGATGCATCTGGTCCGGAGTCCTCAGAAGATATCTCGCAACttgcggatgaagaagagctgtACAATGATCCTACTTTACCACAACACCGTCCCAACGCCGAATTCGCTCGACCTCGTCTTTCTTTCCGCGACCAGCCCTCTGTGATAGCCTCACCAGAATCCTCCGACCTCCCCTTGGAGCTCCGCCTCGAACCAAACGGCAcaacctccctccccgcACCGTCTTCTCCCGACTTTTCATCCCccgaagccgaagccacAGCGCCCAAACCCCCTCCCTCACCTATGCAGCCACTCCCACCGCCGACCTCGTCGACCGACCAAGCGGCGGAACCTTCTGGCCCGCACAAACCGTCGCCCAAGACCATTGCCCGATGGGCGTACCTGAACCAGGTCGAGCGCGAAGCCAAGGAGCGCGGCCGCAGCGGAGCAGCAAAGCTCAGCTTTGAGGAATTTTCCCGCCGCATGGCTGCAGACCGCGGACGGAGGCTTGGGTTTGTGGCTACCTGGATTGAGATGGCTAGTTTTTAG
- a CDS encoding uncharacterized protein (ID:PFLUO_004277-T1.cds;~source:funannotate), with amino-acid sequence MNETGQPALKLWYSPGACSLAAHVILLETRLKFDLVLAQVGHFTDEFMELNPKGRVPVLSFDGEIITETPAILTAISCLVPEKLLLGQTTLETARVYEWLGYLSGTLHGQGFGALWRPGRFLDDESMFPRLQEQAERTIRQCYSFIEDKFASSQSLYAVGESFTIVDPFLFVLYRWGYRVKIEMRSEYPHFAAWAARISIKDSVIRARETHVGI; translated from the coding sequence ATGAACGAGACCGGTCAACCAGCTTTGAAACTCTGGTACTCCCCAGGAGCGTGCTCACTCGCAGCCCACGTTATCCTCCTTGAGACACGCCTTAAATTCGACCTAGTGCTTGCCCAAGTCGGCCATTTCACAGATGAATTCATGGAACTCAATCCCAAGGGACGCGTGCCTGTTTTGTCATTTGACGGCGAAATCATTACCGAGACACCCGCAATCCTTACCGCGATTTCATGCTTAGTTCCCGAGAAGCTCCTTCTGGGACAAACCACCTTGGAAACTGCTCGAGTATACGAATGGTTGGGTTATTTATCGGGAACCCTACATGGCCAGGGCTTTGGCGCATTGTGGAGGCCAGGAAGGTTCCTTGATGATGAGAGTATGTTTCCTAGGCTACAAGAGCAGGCGGAGCGGACAATTCGACAGTGCTACAGCTTTATAGAGGACAAGTTTGCCTCTAGTCAGAGCCTTTATGCAGTGGGAGAGTCGTTTACTATTGTCGACCCTTTTCTGTTTGTTCTTTATCGCTGGGGATACCGGGTTAAAATCGAAATGCGATCTGAGTATCCGCACTTCGCTGCCTGGGCGGCTAGAATCTCTATCAAGGATTCTGTGATTAGAGCGCGGGAGACCCATGTTGGCATCTAA